AATCTAACGAATTCCCGGTGTGTTATTCCCTGCAAATGATCACCATTCCGCCTATAAACGACTCGATAACGCCATTTGAGTTCATTAGATCGCCAAACAAGCCATTTTCTCGTCTATAAGCATCCTGCAGTTCATTAGAATCGCAGCTTGATTATACCGCGGCTCGCCACAATGACAGCTTGATTGCGCAGGGAAGGGCGACCCGGAGGTTCGGCGGTGGACGCCAAAAACAAAGGAGCTGAGCATGTACAAGCCGCTTAGCTCCTTTTTAATTAGACATCTAACTATACGCCCAAAAAAACTTACATTCAACCAATGACCTAATCTTGAAAATTAGCATCTACGCGCCTCATCCAATGCAGCATTAAAGCAATTTCCTGATCTGAAAATCCTTGGCGAATCATCTGCTCGCCTTCTTCGACAATGGCCAAACAAGCCTGCTTAATCGACAGGCCCTTGTCTGTCACATAAATGCGATTAATGCGGGTATCTACCTTGTCTTGCAAACGGCGAATCATTCCTTTTTGTTCCAAACCACGAAGCAGAAAAGTCATGGAAGC
Above is a genomic segment from Paenibacillus sp. HWE-109 containing:
- a CDS encoding MarR family winged helix-turn-helix transcriptional regulator; amino-acid sequence: MNATLHGSIGFWLKKNFRNACNYLDQRLEEQGVTNSQLGVLIILWEQEGLTQKEMVHILGIQPASMTFLLRGLEQKGMIRRLQDKVDTRINRIYVTDKGLSIKQACLAIVEEGEQMIRQGFSDQEIALMLHWMRRVDANFQD